The window GTGTGAAAGAATTCTTCTTCCATGAGCGAAGTATACACAACTGTTTATTCCTTATATATATCTTATTGTAATTATGATTGTAAAGGATCTGTTCCCGGAACGGTTTCATTGATCTTATCTTTCTTTCTATCAATGTTATCTCTGATTTCTTGCATTTTCTTTCTGCTCTTTTCTATAAAGTGATTTTTAGATCGAGTTATTCTGTCAAAATCCAGTTCTCCAGGGCCTATAGAGGCTACCGCGTCAAAAAGTACCGGCAATACGGGCTTAACGAATGAAATTAATCTATCTTTTTGAAGCTCTTTCTTAAAACCAGGATTAATCGGAAGACTGAAAAGAATAACAAGAATCAAGCTCGAACATAACAACCCCTTAATCGCGCCGAACAGACCACCCATGATTCTATCGAAAGGACCGAGAATAGTCATATTAATTAATTTTTTTAAAGTCAGGGATATAAAATGAAAAAGTATAATAATTCCAACGAATAAAATCACCGCTGAAATTATCAGGGAAATATTATAAGAAAGTTCCATGCTTGATTCCAGATACGCGGCTAAACGATGGGCCAAATAAAATGAACCGATAAAAGCGGCGATAATGCCTACAACATCCAGGACTTGCCTTATAAGCCCGCGCCTGATTCCCGAGAGAAGAAAAAAGAAGATTATAATACTTATTACTATGTCAATTAAGGATTTCAATATAAACTACTCACCGGCTTTTAAAATATCAATTGCCATTTGTTTAACCAGACTGCCGTCGACTCTCCCCTTGAATTTGCTCATTATAGGTCCCATAACACGCCCCATATCCCTCGGGGTTGAAGCCCCTGTCTTTTCGATGATCTTCTCAAGCTCAATACGAATTTCATTTTCATCAAGCTGTTCAGGGAGATAGGCGGTTACAATTTCAAGTTCGGCGCGTTCATTAGAAACAAGGTCTTCTCTTGCGCCTTTTTGAAATTCCGCTATAGATTCGCGGCATTTCCTGGCATAGCTCGAGATAACTTCAATTTCCTTTTCTTCATCCAGCTCTCCGCCCTGCTCAATCTGGGCATTCTTCAAAGCACTGAGAAGCATCCGCAGTACTTTCAATTTCACCTTTTCTTTACCTCTAATAGCATCCTTCAAATCTTCCTGAATTCCAGCGGCAAGTTTATTTCCGGCCATAATTTTCCTTTGAATATAAACCAAATTTACAATAATTTAATATACCCCCGTAAGTCATCTTATGTCAACTGCGCAGTTTAAAATATAAACTCCAGGATATCTTATTTAATTATGATTTGAGGAATTTCTCTGAAATATAAATATTGCGGCCGGGTTGGGACGATACTTATGTATCTCTTTATTATTCACAGAATATTCTCATGTAAAATACCAGGCATATCGCCGCGGTTTCGCTTCGCAGCCTTGAATTCCCCAATGAAACAGGGATAGCTCCCCTCTCTTGAAGCATATTCTCCTCGTTCTTTGTAAGCCCGCCTTCAGGACCTGTGATTCCAAGAACCTTATCCGAAGTCACGCCATTTTCTGCTTTGCGCGTCCCGCCTCTTCGCGCCAGATATACTCTTTCATACTCATCAATTATATTTAAAAGATCATTAAAACAGATTATAGATTCAACTTCGGGGAAATAGGCCTGCCCCGACTGTTTGCAGGCGGCAATAACTTTACGATTTAATCTCTCTTTCTTCTTTGCCGCCTCTTTCTTCTCACCGCGCCATATAGTTCTCTCCGACAGATAAGGTATTATTCTACGCGCTCCAAGTTCGGCAGATTTTTCAACAGCAACATCCATCCTGTTTGCTCTTATAAGGGGTATAGCTATATCGGGCCTGAATAAAACTTCTGACTTTTTCTTGCATGTTATTTCAACAAGAGTCTTACGCGCGTCAGACTGCTTGACTCTCGCGTGGTATATACCCCCGCGGCCATCGAGCAGTTTAACTCTTTCACCCTTTTTGATTCTGCTGACTACAGACAGGTGGTGCGACTCACTCTCGGAAAGATACACATTCTTACTATCAATATTATCCTCTGAGAGATAAAAATAACGACTATCTGCCATTTTGACTCTGCGTATTTATTGTTAAAGAAAGGGCCATAAGGACAACAAGCTACTTGGTTAACTGACTGTCATGAATAGATCTTCTTCCCGCATTTTGGGAGTTTGCTATTAATATTCTTATCAAGTTCTTTAAAATACTCTTTATCCTTCTGGCTGAGGTTTTGAGGAGTCCAGGCAACGATACGTACTAACTGATCACCACGGCGTCTTGACTTCAATACGGGAATCCCCTTACCTTTCAATCTTAATATCTTATGAGAATGAGTTCCCTCGGGAATTTTTATAACCACCTTACCGGACAATGTTGGTATTTCAACACGGTCGCCTAGAGCTAATTGAGAAAATGTTACAGGCAAATTACACAAAATATCATAACCGTGTCTTTCAAATACCTCATCTTCCAACTCATCGATAATTATATTAAGAGTACCCGGGGGACCCCCTTTTGGGCCCGCATCCCCTTCTCCCCTGAGCGAAATATAGTTTCCTGAAGTCACTCCCGCCGGTATTTTGACTTCAACTGTTTTTGTACCTTTAACTCTGCCTTCTCCGCCGCATTTAGTACACGGATTTTCTATTACAACTCCTTCACCGCTGCAAGTTGGGCAAACTGAAACATTTATGAACTGTCCAAACAGAGAACTGGAAGTCTGTTTAACTTCTCCCCTTCCCCCGCATGTCGGGCAGGTCTGTTTGGAAGATCCCTTCG of the Candidatus Krumholzibacteriota bacterium genome contains:
- a CDS encoding GatB/YqeY domain-containing protein — its product is MAGNKLAAGIQEDLKDAIRGKEKVKLKVLRMLLSALKNAQIEQGGELDEEKEIEVISSYARKCRESIAEFQKGAREDLVSNERAELEIVTAYLPEQLDENEIRIELEKIIEKTGASTPRDMGRVMGPIMSKFKGRVDGSLVKQMAIDILKAGE
- a CDS encoding CvpA family protein, with amino-acid sequence MKSLIDIVISIIIFFFLLSGIRRGLIRQVLDVVGIIAAFIGSFYLAHRLAAYLESSMELSYNISLIISAVILFVGIIILFHFISLTLKKLINMTILGPFDRIMGGLFGAIKGLLCSSLILVILFSLPINPGFKKELQKDRLISFVKPVLPVLFDAVASIGPGELDFDRITRSKNHFIEKSRKKMQEIRDNIDRKKDKINETVPGTDPLQS
- a CDS encoding 16S rRNA (uracil(1498)-N(3))-methyltransferase; amino-acid sequence: MADSRYFYLSEDNIDSKNVYLSESESHHLSVVSRIKKGERVKLLDGRGGIYHARVKQSDARKTLVEITCKKKSEVLFRPDIAIPLIRANRMDVAVEKSAELGARRIIPYLSERTIWRGEKKEAAKKKERLNRKVIAACKQSGQAYFPEVESIICFNDLLNIIDEYERVYLARRGGTRKAENGVTSDKVLGITGPEGGLTKNEENMLQERGAIPVSLGNSRLRSETAAICLVFYMRIFCE
- the dnaJ gene encoding molecular chaperone DnaJ — protein: MGKRDYYEVLGVDKSAGTDEIKKAYRKLAIKYHPDKNPGDKEAEEKFKEATEAYEVLKDTKSRAKYDQFGHAGLSGAASGASGFEGFGGGGGFDISDALRAFMRDFGGGGGFGGGFEEFFGGGRSRGGRRVRRGRDLQIKLKLTLKEVAEGITKKIKVKKMVPCKACEGSGAAKGSSKQTCPTCGGRGEVKQTSSSLFGQFINVSVCPTCSGEGVVIENPCTKCGGEGRVKGTKTVEVKIPAGVTSGNYISLRGEGDAGPKGGPPGTLNIIIDELEDEVFERHGYDILCNLPVTFSQLALGDRVEIPTLSGKVVIKIPEGTHSHKILRLKGKGIPVLKSRRRGDQLVRIVAWTPQNLSQKDKEYFKELDKNINSKLPKCGKKIYS